From a single Desulfoplanes formicivorans genomic region:
- a CDS encoding DEAD/DEAH box helicase family protein: MAKRKPRGPKQHAFRNKLLLNQWLESLFGIDPLAEHTLRGRKVRPFHLLADPIKDPRLEGLDHDNLHHFYHALVDSKPFWTNRCALSKEQILVYEENIVRHTQAINKKRNRPIVWKYYQWLSLLFVEIYLDRFFGNRESLLNELNTFVKRFNYQWSDYADVPPYTDDDLNKICMQNATGSGKTLLMHINLLQFRHYAAKHRKEKELSRVILLTPNENLSEQHIAEFQDSGIEAGSYLQSRGSFFGLAQGLNRVDVLEITKLADQQGPNTIATRSLGDQNLLLVDEGHRGMSGKDEGAWFTRRSDLCAKGFTFEYSATFEQAVQASKNSDFENSYAKTVIFDYSYRWFYEDGFGKDYQILNLPESFSEIRAVYMTACLLKFYQQLRIYEEKTKEFEPFNLEKPLWVFVGSTVSSGKLKKDEQRVATDVAQIIQFIADFLDNSQAATRRIQEILTGKGQDTGLLDKEGNDIFAGAFTYLGRAMNGGETAETIYQDILTRLFNHAAGGHLSLERIKGESGEVALRAGTSETPFGLINVGDAKSLCDHVVEVAEQNGTILTVEDSNFTEALFASVRDSASPVNLLIGSKKFVEGWDCWRVSTMGLMHVGRSEGSQIIQLFGRGVRLKGYEWSLKRSGHSHAPVRPTFIEEIETLNVFGIEADFMEKFREFLKEEGLPGNERRKIITIPLNVTYDFGKKLKILRPKRKASNGKEYDFKKDAAVPAVGDIPEYMTHNTVVADWYPRIAAMRSRGTALATRKDKVILRQQHLALLDYDALYFELEQFKRERSWYNFNITKEGIKQLLENPVWYTLYLPETRLNPTTFDGVLLLQQVASELLKRYCDHYYNYRKREYIEPRLELRELTFNDDNIPQEECYQLIVDGDEEQVIQGIQQIKKDLELKKNELLKVGDLNACNFGRHLFQPLFHVRRGGKITILPVALNESEYQFVTDLKTWCDTRKADLEKEGMELFLLRNMSRGKGVGFFEAGNFHPDFILWMLVEGKQYVTFIEPHGLLHEGPGSEKVLFHERVKNIEQRLNDPNVILNSFILSWTRYPQLQWDKTQDELEEMHVLFMTDDQDRYIDKLFARLRGMMA; encoded by the coding sequence ATGGCCAAGCGTAAACCAAGAGGCCCAAAGCAGCATGCCTTCCGCAACAAACTGCTGCTCAATCAGTGGCTGGAGAGTCTGTTCGGTATTGATCCGTTGGCGGAGCATACCCTGCGCGGTCGAAAGGTCCGACCGTTCCATTTGTTGGCAGATCCCATCAAAGATCCCCGGTTGGAAGGGCTGGACCACGATAATCTGCACCATTTCTATCATGCGTTGGTGGACAGCAAACCGTTCTGGACCAACAGATGTGCGCTCAGCAAAGAGCAGATTCTTGTTTACGAAGAAAACATCGTGCGCCACACGCAGGCTATCAATAAAAAACGCAACCGGCCGATAGTGTGGAAATATTACCAGTGGCTTAGCCTGCTCTTTGTCGAAATCTATCTGGATCGCTTTTTCGGTAACCGCGAAAGTCTGCTCAACGAGCTTAACACCTTCGTGAAACGTTTTAATTACCAATGGTCAGATTACGCCGATGTACCACCATACACCGATGATGACCTGAACAAAATCTGTATGCAAAACGCAACAGGTAGCGGTAAGACGCTGCTGATGCATATCAACCTACTGCAATTCCGTCACTACGCCGCAAAGCATAGGAAAGAAAAAGAACTTTCCCGGGTCATCCTGCTGACGCCCAACGAAAATTTGTCCGAACAACACATCGCCGAATTCCAAGACAGTGGTATCGAGGCAGGCAGTTATCTACAATCCCGAGGCAGTTTCTTTGGCCTTGCCCAAGGCCTTAATCGCGTGGACGTGCTGGAAATTACCAAACTGGCCGACCAGCAAGGACCAAACACCATTGCAACACGGAGCCTGGGCGATCAGAACCTGCTGCTGGTAGATGAAGGTCATCGCGGTATGAGCGGCAAGGACGAAGGTGCCTGGTTTACCCGACGATCTGATCTCTGCGCCAAGGGGTTTACCTTTGAATATTCGGCGACCTTTGAACAGGCGGTTCAGGCGTCAAAAAACTCCGATTTTGAAAACAGTTATGCCAAAACCGTTATTTTTGATTACTCCTACCGGTGGTTCTATGAGGACGGTTTCGGCAAGGATTATCAAATTCTGAATCTGCCGGAATCGTTCTCTGAGATCCGAGCGGTATATATGACGGCCTGCCTGCTGAAGTTCTATCAGCAGCTCCGCATTTACGAGGAGAAAACAAAAGAGTTCGAGCCGTTCAATCTGGAAAAACCGCTCTGGGTCTTTGTCGGCAGCACCGTTTCTTCCGGGAAGCTTAAAAAAGATGAACAACGGGTCGCGACAGATGTAGCGCAGATTATCCAATTTATCGCCGACTTCCTTGACAACAGCCAGGCGGCGACGCGGCGTATCCAGGAAATCCTCACCGGCAAGGGACAAGATACCGGCCTGCTGGACAAAGAAGGAAACGACATCTTTGCCGGAGCCTTTACCTATCTGGGCCGTGCGATGAACGGCGGCGAAACAGCAGAGACCATTTACCAGGACATTCTCACCAGACTTTTCAATCATGCGGCGGGCGGCCATTTGTCACTGGAGCGTATCAAGGGCGAATCGGGAGAAGTGGCCTTGCGTGCAGGCACAAGTGAAACGCCCTTCGGCCTGATTAACGTCGGGGATGCCAAAAGCCTATGCGACCATGTAGTCGAGGTGGCGGAACAGAACGGCACAATACTGACCGTGGAAGATAGCAACTTTACGGAAGCGTTGTTTGCCTCGGTGAGGGATTCCGCATCCCCAGTCAACCTGCTGATCGGCTCCAAAAAATTTGTGGAAGGCTGGGACTGCTGGCGCGTCAGCACCATGGGCCTGATGCATGTCGGCCGCTCGGAAGGCTCGCAGATCATTCAGCTTTTCGGCCGCGGTGTACGCTTGAAAGGCTATGAATGGAGTCTTAAACGCAGTGGCCATTCCCATGCTCCGGTCCGCCCGACTTTCATCGAGGAAATCGAAACCCTCAATGTATTCGGCATCGAAGCCGACTTTATGGAAAAATTCCGTGAGTTTCTCAAAGAGGAAGGGCTTCCGGGCAATGAACGTCGCAAAATCATTACCATTCCGCTCAACGTCACCTATGATTTCGGTAAAAAGCTTAAAATCCTACGCCCTAAACGGAAAGCCTCGAACGGCAAGGAATACGACTTCAAGAAAGATGCTGCAGTGCCCGCGGTCGGAGATATCCCGGAGTACATGACGCATAACACGGTGGTGGCCGACTGGTATCCGCGTATCGCCGCCATGCGCTCCCGCGGTACCGCACTGGCAACCCGCAAAGACAAGGTGATCTTGCGCCAGCAGCATCTGGCTCTACTGGATTATGATGCACTTTATTTTGAGCTGGAGCAGTTTAAACGCGAACGAAGCTGGTACAACTTTAACATCACCAAGGAAGGCATTAAACAACTGTTGGAAAATCCCGTCTGGTACACCCTTTACCTTCCCGAAACCCGCCTGAACCCGACTACTTTTGACGGGGTGCTATTGCTGCAGCAAGTGGCATCCGAGCTGTTGAAGCGCTACTGTGACCACTACTACAACTACCGCAAGCGCGAATACATCGAACCGCGACTGGAACTTCGTGAGCTCACGTTCAATGATGACAATATTCCGCAAGAGGAATGTTATCAGCTCATTGTGGATGGCGATGAAGAACAGGTCATTCAGGGAATTCAACAGATCAAGAAAGACCTGGAACTGAAAAAAAATGAGCTACTAAAGGTTGGTGATCTAAACGCCTGCAATTTCGGCAGACATCTGTTCCAGCCACTCTTTCACGTCCGGCGCGGAGGAAAAATTACGATTCTTCCGGTCGCCCTGAACGAAAGCGAATATCAGTTCGTCACTGATCTGAAAACCTGGTGCGACACCCGAAAAGCCGATTTGGAAAAAGAAGGAATGGAACTCTTCCTGCTCAGGAATATGAGCCGGGGCAAAGGCGTTGGATTTTTCGAGGCGGGTAACTTTCACCCCGATTTCATTTTGTGGATGTTGGTGGAGGGTAAGCAGTACGTTACTTTTATCGAGCCGCACGGCCTTTTGCACGAAGGCCCGGGCAGCGAGAAGGTTCTGTTCCACGAGCGAGTCAAGAATATCGAACAACGTCTGAATGATCCAAACGTGATCCTGAACAGTTTCATTCTTTCCTGGACACGGTACCCGCAACTGCAATGGGACAAAACCCAAGACGAACTCGAGGAGATGCACGTACTGTTCATGACCGATGACCAAGACAGATACATCGACAAACTTTTTGCTCGGCTGAGGGGAATGATGGCATAA
- a CDS encoding Maf family protein: MLSNLCGTTHEVITGCCIMHKAANRCERTSVSTRVNMPPQDRTILEAYIATGEPMDKAGSYAIQGVGGFLVSDIRGSYTNVVGLPLTEILKILLDWKTVIPAETKIQS; encoded by the coding sequence ATGCTCAGCAACCTTTGCGGTACCACCCACGAGGTCATCACGGGGTGCTGCATCATGCACAAGGCAGCCAACCGCTGCGAACGCACAAGCGTCTCCACCCGGGTCAACATGCCGCCCCAGGACCGGACTATCCTTGAGGCCTACATTGCCACGGGCGAGCCCATGGACAAGGCAGGCAGCTATGCCATTCAAGGGGTGGGCGGTTTCCTGGTCAGCGACATAAGGGGATCCTACACCAATGTGGTGGGACTGCCCCTGACAGAAATCCTGAAGATTCTGCTGGACTGGAAAACCGTGATCCCGGCAGAAACGAAAATCCAGTCATGA
- a CDS encoding phosphatidylglycerophosphatase A family protein, producing the protein MTTRHLSMTDTLLMNIATLWIAGRGPKAPGTWGSLAAMLLAPFAFLPLPLPYRIMMLAVVFVLGSLAAARVEVIMGQKDPGCVVIDELVGLWVCYLFFPWLSPLLLAIGFVLFRIFDIAKPWPVRASETWLPGGWSVMLDDVFAGGYAGACLWLVWFVLQ; encoded by the coding sequence ATGACTACCAGACATCTTTCCATGACCGACACCCTTCTCATGAACATCGCCACCCTGTGGATAGCCGGACGCGGCCCCAAGGCGCCGGGCACATGGGGATCACTGGCGGCCATGCTGCTGGCACCCTTTGCCTTTCTGCCGCTTCCCCTGCCCTACCGAATCATGATGCTCGCAGTGGTCTTTGTTCTGGGAAGTCTGGCCGCGGCCCGGGTGGAAGTCATCATGGGACAAAAGGACCCGGGGTGCGTGGTCATTGACGAACTTGTGGGCCTCTGGGTCTGCTATCTTTTTTTCCCCTGGCTCTCGCCGCTGCTCTTGGCCATCGGCTTTGTTCTCTTTCGCATCTTTGACATTGCCAAGCCCTGGCCTGTGCGGGCCTCGGAAACCTGGCTCCCGGGTGGATGGTCGGTCATGCTCGACGATGTTTTTGCAGGGGGGTATGCAGGTGCATGCCTGTGGCTGGTCTGGTTTGTGCTGCAATAA
- a CDS encoding cyclase family protein, translated as MHVIDLTHEIHSGMPVFPGTPPVRIHTANTLDEHGFEERLVSMSTHTGTHMDNPSHVLRGQGGLDTVSPERFMGPACLLDARGKTEITENDLVPLEASLERADFLILRTGWQEKWGTPAYFSGFPVLTRKAARYLAGFGLKGVGVDAISMDRMEDEELPIHRILLGHNILIIENLTNVGELPREGFYFTALPLRIRHGDGSPVRALAVIN; from the coding sequence ATGCACGTCATTGATTTAACCCATGAAATTCATTCCGGAATGCCTGTTTTCCCCGGAACACCCCCGGTCCGTATCCATACGGCCAATACCCTTGATGAACACGGGTTTGAAGAACGGCTTGTGTCCATGAGCACGCATACGGGAACCCACATGGACAATCCTTCGCATGTTCTGCGTGGTCAGGGTGGTCTGGACACTGTGTCTCCTGAGCGGTTCATGGGACCGGCATGCCTTTTGGACGCACGGGGAAAAACAGAAATTACCGAGAATGATCTTGTTCCCCTGGAAGCATCCCTTGAACGGGCTGATTTTCTGATTCTTCGGACAGGCTGGCAGGAGAAGTGGGGAACGCCAGCCTATTTTTCGGGCTTTCCCGTTTTGACCCGCAAGGCGGCCCGGTATCTTGCGGGCTTTGGTCTCAAGGGGGTGGGGGTGGATGCCATCTCCATGGATCGCATGGAGGATGAAGAACTGCCCATCCACCGCATTTTACTTGGACACAATATCCTGATTATCGAAAATCTGACCAATGTGGGGGAATTGCCCCGGGAGGGATTTTACTTTACCGCCCTGCCCCTCAGGATTCGACACGGCGATGGTTCTCCTGTACGGGCCCTGGCTGTTATCAATTGA
- the panD gene encoding aspartate 1-decarboxylase, whose product MTRTMLKSKIHRASVTDADLNYEGSITLDAELMTLADILPNERVDIWNVTTGTRLHTYAIAGRAGSGVVCINGAAAHLVSQGDIVIIASWQCMEHDQAKKHVPKVVFVDENNRPTG is encoded by the coding sequence ATGACCCGAACTATGCTTAAATCCAAAATCCATCGTGCCTCTGTGACGGATGCAGATCTCAATTATGAAGGCAGCATTACCCTTGATGCAGAACTCATGACCCTGGCCGATATCCTTCCCAACGAACGGGTGGATATCTGGAACGTGACAACTGGGACCAGACTTCATACCTACGCCATTGCAGGTCGAGCCGGAAGCGGAGTGGTCTGCATCAATGGGGCTGCTGCACATCTTGTCTCCCAAGGGGATATCGTTATCATTGCCTCCTGGCAGTGCATGGAGCATGATCAGGCGAAAAAGCATGTCCCCAAGGTGGTTTTTGTGGACGAAAACAATCGACCGACAGGTTGA
- a CDS encoding pseudouridine synthase family protein produces MGSEHHFEVTRDFDGLRLDAALAVIFPDLGLRARRALWHRMDIRVQGRSCPPAFKVRAGQIVDVTPRSDVGKRKTAVTGIRVVAESSLFAALFKPARVHSVRGKSPGSVEEALTNLFPGECPVLLNRLDYLTSGLVLVGRSPDARARYLELQESGKVLKTYLALVDGQADHEICIKRAIDSAKRNKVRVLSADNSDPIRHTMVTPLGRIGKHTLVRAAIRKGQRHQIRAHLAACCYPIVGDPLYGKPGVQGDNAITMFLHHLDVRMPHFHAFCLPNWHVDVRGFLHQNV; encoded by the coding sequence TTGGGAAGTGAACACCATTTCGAAGTTACTCGGGATTTTGACGGCCTTCGTCTTGATGCCGCCCTTGCCGTGATATTTCCTGATCTGGGCCTTAGGGCAAGGCGCGCCCTGTGGCACCGTATGGATATCCGGGTTCAGGGGCGGTCATGTCCGCCAGCCTTCAAGGTGCGCGCAGGGCAAATCGTGGATGTGACGCCGCGTTCTGACGTCGGGAAAAGGAAGACTGCCGTGACCGGAATCCGGGTGGTGGCCGAATCTTCCCTGTTTGCCGCCCTGTTCAAGCCGGCCCGTGTTCATTCGGTGCGGGGGAAAAGTCCGGGGAGCGTCGAGGAGGCCTTGACGAACCTGTTTCCGGGCGAATGTCCTGTCTTGTTGAACCGACTGGATTATCTGACCAGTGGTCTGGTCCTGGTGGGTCGATCTCCGGATGCCCGCGCAAGGTATCTTGAGCTGCAGGAGAGCGGCAAGGTGCTCAAGACCTATCTGGCCTTGGTGGATGGTCAGGCGGATCATGAAATATGCATCAAGCGGGCCATTGATTCAGCCAAGCGGAACAAGGTTCGGGTCCTGTCTGCGGATAACAGTGATCCCATTCGGCATACCATGGTCACTCCCCTGGGACGGATCGGGAAGCATACCCTGGTCAGGGCCGCAATCCGCAAGGGGCAGCGGCATCAGATCCGTGCCCATCTGGCGGCCTGTTGTTACCCCATTGTTGGCGATCCCCTGTACGGCAAGCCAGGGGTACAGGGTGACAACGCAATCACCATGTTTTTGCACCATCTTGATGTTCGCATGCCCCATTTTCATGCCTTTTGCCTGCCGAATTGGCATGTGGATGTGCGCGGTTTTCTTCACCAGAATGTTTGA
- a CDS encoding glutamate synthase: MCRLFALTSQEPVSPMQAIKALDVMREGHDGSGVGLFLSGLSGPFEDLKDCPVLSGIFTTPGIRRLDQFMMDHDFMTKYKTSTRLSEDPPTGTPKRDVYLARAYEKPEAWKHLSPEKQEEEMVRIRLQLRRMGEANNDMTVFSFWPDTIMIKELGDPLAVGNYLQLDRKEFDARVVLAQGRQNTNYAINLYACHPFFIQGICTMTNGENTAFLPIREFLESSNILGYEGYQSDSEVFTHILHFTLKRLGLDIDAYKHIITPLKDRDLNNHPDGPFLKQLKETCRKLIIDGPNCIIGCLPDKSLFMVQDSKKLRPGVVGGRPGMYAFSSEVCGLDAVLPDRDVTKDIQPMHLDTVIVPPTRQEIRICRQTDPLHLQH; encoded by the coding sequence ATGTGTCGTTTATTCGCCCTCACCAGCCAAGAACCGGTCTCGCCCATGCAGGCCATCAAGGCTCTGGACGTCATGCGCGAAGGCCATGACGGATCAGGCGTCGGCCTTTTTCTGAGTGGCCTGAGCGGTCCCTTTGAAGATCTCAAAGACTGCCCGGTGCTTTCGGGTATATTCACCACCCCAGGGATCCGACGCCTGGATCAGTTCATGATGGATCACGACTTCATGACCAAATACAAGACATCCACCCGGCTGTCCGAAGATCCTCCTACGGGAACCCCCAAACGGGATGTCTATCTTGCCCGAGCCTATGAAAAACCCGAGGCCTGGAAACATCTTTCCCCGGAAAAACAGGAAGAGGAAATGGTGCGCATACGTCTCCAACTGCGACGCATGGGCGAAGCCAACAACGACATGACCGTGTTCAGCTTCTGGCCGGACACCATTATGATCAAGGAACTGGGCGATCCCCTGGCCGTTGGCAACTACCTGCAGCTCGACCGCAAGGAGTTCGATGCCCGTGTTGTTCTGGCCCAGGGCAGGCAGAACACCAACTATGCCATCAACCTGTATGCGTGCCACCCCTTTTTCATCCAGGGCATCTGCACCATGACCAACGGCGAAAACACCGCCTTTCTGCCCATCCGGGAATTTCTGGAATCAAGCAACATCCTTGGATACGAAGGCTATCAGTCAGATTCCGAGGTGTTCACCCATATTCTGCACTTCACTCTCAAACGCCTCGGTCTGGATATTGATGCCTACAAGCACATCATCACGCCCCTCAAGGACAGGGATCTGAACAACCATCCTGACGGCCCGTTCCTCAAACAGCTCAAGGAAACCTGCCGCAAGCTGATCATTGACGGACCCAACTGCATCATCGGGTGTCTGCCCGACAAATCCCTGTTCATGGTCCAGGACAGCAAAAAACTCCGTCCAGGAGTCGTGGGCGGCCGTCCAGGCATGTATGCCTTTTCTTCGGAAGTCTGCGGTCTGGACGCCGTGCTCCCGGACCGGGACGTCACCAAGGACATCCAGCCCATGCATCTTGACACCGTCATTGTACCCCCAACCCGCCAGGAGATCCGCATATGTCGCCAAACAGACCCATTACACCTTCAACATTAA
- a CDS encoding glutamate synthase-related protein — MSPNRPITPSTLSPKDLPWQIDWNKSKCTLCGQCTTVCPVKAIELGVFRKRKVKTPIGLMTPPENEYSIFYGIRQKTDPAFSCIGCGMCSMVCPNGAIMPRRNDEKDKLCFHKNAGGKPRTRGGRRNDNDSLLDRIKFIRISMLTDPALDAGRHEFDLRTLLGRVLPPEEGLKTFREQGWAPPVREIYPLIIGGMSFGALSPNMWEGLQMGVAYLNEEMGMPVRICTGEGGCPPRLLRSRFLKYVILQVASGYFGWDEIIHALPHMKEDPCAIEIKYGQGAKPGDGGLLMWHKVNKLIAAIRGVPAGVSLPSPPTHQTQYSIEESVAKMIQSMSMAWGFRVPVYPKISASSTSLAVLNNLTRNPYASGLAIDGEDGGTGAAYNVSMNHMGHPIASNIRDAYLNLARLGKQNEIPIFAGGGVGKNGNLAANAAALIMLGASGIQIGKYIMQAAAGCLGSESDRCNVCNIGVCPKGITSQDPRIYRRLDPEKVAERVVETYLSFDTELKKIIAPLGRSTSLPIGMSDALGINDKAAADRLSIKYVV; from the coding sequence ATGTCGCCAAACAGACCCATTACACCTTCAACATTAAGCCCCAAGGACCTCCCCTGGCAGATCGACTGGAACAAGTCCAAGTGCACCTTGTGCGGCCAGTGTACAACGGTCTGTCCGGTCAAGGCCATTGAACTGGGGGTCTTTCGCAAACGCAAGGTCAAGACGCCCATCGGGCTTATGACCCCGCCCGAAAACGAATATTCCATATTTTACGGCATCAGGCAGAAGACCGACCCGGCCTTTTCGTGCATTGGATGCGGCATGTGTTCCATGGTCTGTCCCAACGGAGCCATCATGCCCCGCCGCAACGACGAAAAGGATAAATTGTGTTTTCACAAAAATGCAGGCGGCAAACCCAGAACCCGGGGCGGCAGACGCAATGACAACGACTCCCTGCTGGACCGGATCAAATTCATTCGCATTTCCATGCTCACGGATCCTGCACTGGACGCCGGCCGCCACGAATTCGACCTGCGTACCCTGCTTGGCCGCGTTCTTCCCCCGGAAGAGGGACTCAAGACCTTTCGGGAACAGGGGTGGGCTCCGCCGGTACGAGAAATCTATCCGCTGATCATCGGGGGCATGTCCTTTGGGGCCTTGTCCCCCAACATGTGGGAAGGACTGCAGATGGGCGTTGCCTACCTGAACGAGGAAATGGGCATGCCCGTGCGCATCTGCACGGGGGAAGGAGGATGCCCTCCCCGATTGCTGCGCTCCCGGTTTCTCAAATACGTCATCCTTCAGGTTGCCAGCGGCTATTTCGGATGGGACGAAATAATCCATGCATTGCCGCACATGAAGGAAGACCCGTGCGCCATTGAGATCAAATACGGCCAGGGCGCCAAGCCCGGTGACGGCGGTCTGCTCATGTGGCACAAGGTGAACAAACTCATTGCGGCCATTCGCGGGGTCCCTGCCGGGGTCAGCCTGCCAAGTCCCCCTACCCATCAGACCCAGTATTCCATTGAAGAATCCGTGGCCAAGATGATCCAGTCCATGAGCATGGCCTGGGGATTTCGGGTTCCTGTCTATCCCAAGATTTCGGCTTCTTCCACATCCCTGGCCGTACTGAACAACCTGACTCGCAACCCCTATGCAAGCGGCCTGGCCATTGACGGAGAAGACGGAGGAACAGGTGCTGCCTACAACGTATCCATGAATCACATGGGCCATCCCATCGCCTCGAACATCCGCGATGCCTATTTGAACCTGGCCCGTCTGGGCAAACAGAACGAGATCCCCATCTTTGCCGGAGGCGGCGTGGGCAAAAACGGCAACCTGGCCGCCAATGCCGCAGCCCTGATCATGCTGGGAGCCAGCGGCATCCAGATCGGCAAATACATCATGCAGGCGGCAGCCGGCTGTCTGGGTTCCGAATCAGATCGGTGCAACGTGTGTAATATCGGAGTCTGCCCCAAGGGCATCACCTCCCAGGATCCGCGCATCTACCGCCGTCTGGACCCGGAAAAGGTGGCTGAACGGGTGGTGGAGACCTACCTGAGTTTCGATACCGAACTCAAAAAAATCATCGCCCCCCTGGGACGGTCCACCTCGCTGCCCATTGGCATGTCCGACGCTCTGGGCATCAACGACAAGGCGGCAGCTGATCGCTTGAGCATCAAGTATGTGGTGTAA